TAAAAATAACAGTGAACCTTTAAATATAAGATATGAGATGACAGACGGTAAATTGAATGTTGAAGTAACTGATTTAAATACAGGTGAAATTTCTGAAGAAAACAGTACAAATAGGGATATGTGCATAATGATTATTGAAAGCCTGGCTGACAATTATAAATTTGATGCGAAAAGTAAAAAGATAGTATTTGAAAAGAGTATAAATATTTATGAGTAGGCGTTAAT
Above is a window of Sedimentibacter sp. MB35-C1 DNA encoding:
- a CDS encoding ATP-binding protein; protein product: MEKINLTIPKKSEYMSTIRLTTSALSNMNGFNVDEIEDIKVIISEVCTLFINIVKNNSEPLNIRYEMTDGKLNVEVTDLNTGEISEENSTNRDMCIMIIESLADNYKFDAKSKKIVFEKSINIYE